From Hymenobacter sediminicola:
GAAAGGCAAAAACCGAGTACGGATGGGAGTCGGGCTGGCCGCTTTTTACGCGGCTGTTTTTCCTGGCAATGTTCACCAATACACGCATCATATTTCCGCTTTTGGCCTCGATACCGATGAAAAGCGGCTGGCCCGGCTGTTTTTCCAGCCTGTTCTGATGGGCTGGGCCCTGTGGTCAACGGGCGCGCTTGACGCGCTACTGCGTAAGAACAAAGACCGCCGCCGCTCCTAGCCCGCACCGCCAGTCG
This genomic window contains:
- a CDS encoding DoxX family protein, with the protein product MAQNTHTTTLQNVARGVLATFMVVAGTGHLTFARQEFQAQVPDFVPLDKDTTVLASGVVEIGLGLALLALKGKNRVRMGVGLAAFYAAVFPGNVHQYTHHISAFGLDTDEKRLARLFFQPVLMGWALWSTGALDALLRKNKDRRRS